In Erigeron canadensis isolate Cc75 chromosome 1, C_canadensis_v1, whole genome shotgun sequence, a single window of DNA contains:
- the LOC122594350 gene encoding uncharacterized protein LOC122594350 yields the protein MYSRTIQQIIGRAKLGNPNKHIHSLGLDLFGALNFKPILSSVCKRVQRETLHHVLLTLALTSLSHHHSQFIKTHNFSHSHSSPPSKINNILSILIHITTSFPLIKEAGSCERIISDFSDTLMDRMVLNKADHTNAIQVRTE from the exons ATGTACTCACGTACAATACAACAAATCATAGGCCGGGCTAAACTTGGTAATCCAAACAAACATATCCACTCTTTGGGCCTGGATTTGTTTGGAGCTTTGAATTTCAAGCCCATTTTGTCATCCGTTTGTAAAAGGGTCCAAAGGGAAACATTACATCACGTGCTTCTCACGCTGGCGCTAACTTCACTCTCTCATCATCACTCCCAATTTATCAAAACACACAATTTCTCACATTCACATTCATCTCCTCCATCaaaaatcaataatattttGTCAATTTTAATCCACATAACAACTTCATTTCCACTAATAAAg GAAGCCGGTTCATGTGAGCGAATAATTTCAG ATTTCAGTGATACACTAATGGATCGCATG GTCTTAAACAAAGCTGATCACACAAATGCCATCCAAGTAAGAACTGAGTGA
- the LOC122585507 gene encoding NAC domain-containing protein 7-like, whose translation MNNFSHVPPGFRFHPTDEELVDYYLRKKIASKRIDLDVIKDVDLYRIEPWDLQDLCKLGTEEQNEWYFFSHKDKKYPTGTRTNRATKAGFWKATGRDKGIYSKNNLVGMRKTLVFYKGRAPNGQKSDWIMHEYRLETNENGPTQEEGWVVCRVFKKRITTVRRMDEHESMCWFDDQVSFMPNFESPRRITTHPYTSNSSSYHHPFPANSEHDDQQYLQHYNNNILPQDQSFLQLPQLVSPPPFQPSTTHQQLNMNLLYGNQHQDLQVTDWRVLDKFVASQLSNDDQDTTTTPKEFDQEKCD comes from the exons atgaataacttTTCACATGTACCTCCCGGTTTTAGATTCCACCCAACAGATGAGGAACTGGTAGATTACTACCTAAGGAAAAAGATCGCATCAAAAAGAATCGATCTTGATGTTATTAAGGACGTTGATCTCTATAGAATCGAGCCATGGGATCTTCAAG ATTTATGCAAGCTAGGAACCGAGGAGCAAAACGAGTGGTATTTCTTTAGTCACAAGGATAAAAAGTATCCCACAGGAACCCGCACGAATAGAGCTACAAAAGCTGGGTTTTGGAAAGCCACCGGAAGAGACAAGGGGATATACTCTAAGAATAATTTAGTTGGCATGAGAAAGACCTTGGTGTTTTACAAAGGCCGCGCTCCCAATGGACAGAAATCAGATTGGATTATGCACGAATATAGGCtagaaacaaatgaaaatggGCCGACTCAG GAAGAAGGATGGGTTGTTTGCAGGGTATTCAAGAAGCGAATAACGACAGTACGAAGGATGGATGAACACGAGTCTATGTGTTGGTTTGACGATCAAGTATCGTTCATGCCAAATTTTGAATCTCCCAGAAGGATAACAACCCACCCTTACACATCAAATAGTAGTTCATACCATCATCCATTTCCAGCAAACTCTGAGCATGATGATCAGCAATATTTGCAGCATTACAACAACAACATATTGCCTCAAGATCAATCCTTTCTTCAACTTCCTCAATTAGTGTCTCCACCGCCTTTTCAGCCCTCAACTACTCATCAGCAGTTGAACATGAACTTGCTTTATGGTAATCAAcatcaagatcttcaagtgaCTGATTGGCGTGTGCTCGATAAGTTTGTTGCTTCGCAGCTTAGTAATGATGATCAAGACACTACTACTACTCCCAAAGAGTTCGATCAAGAAAAATGTGATTGA
- the LOC122581523 gene encoding axial regulator YABBY 5-like, with product MSISSTTTTTTTPLPSPPPQSSSLHHHSTDHDQLCYVHCTHCDTILVVSVPSTSLSKTVTVRCGHCTNHLPVNMRGLMPLPPPLLNQFHFLTPPPSSTHGFQDDRVPDVMNSNFVMNQLTTPRGLNDHLSKHPLVINRAPEKRQRVPSAYNRFIKEEIQRIKARNPDISHREAFSAAAKNWAHFPHIHFGLKGDQTSAGVNKNSMRQQETERGGFIKENLFAASNVGVSPYY from the exons atgtcCATTtcttccaccaccaccaccaccaccaccccccTACCTTCTCCTCCGCCACAATCATCATCCCTCCACCACCACTCCACCGATCATGATCAGCTATGCTATGTTCACTGCACCCATTGCGACACCATCCTCGTC GTGAGTGTTCCTAGCACAAGCTTGTCGAAGACGGTGACCGTCCGGTGTGGCCACTGCACCAACCATTTGCCGGTCAACATGCGTGGCTTGATGCCGCTACCGCCGCCACTGCTCAATcagtttcattttttaactcCTCCTCCTTCATCTACACATGGTTTTcag GATGACCGAGTTCCAGATGTGATGAACTCAAACTTTGTGATGAATCAGCTGACAACCCCAAGAGGATTGAATGATCATCTGTCCAAACACCCTCTGGTTATTAATAGAG CACCTGAGAAGCGGCAGAGAGTGCCATCGGCCTACAACCGATTCATCAA GGAAGAAATACAAAGGATCAAAGCAAGAAATCCGGATATTAGTCATAGAGAAGCTTTTAGTGCCGCAGCCAAGAAC TGGGCTCACTTTCCACACATTCACTTTGGTCTGAAGGGTGATCAGACTAGTGCTGGTGTCAACAAGAACAGCATGCGCCAACAG GAGACAGAACGTGGTggttttataaaagaaaacttatttGCTGCTTCAAATGTTGGGGTTTCtccttattattaa